Proteins encoded together in one Elusimicrobiota bacterium window:
- a CDS encoding acyl--CoA ligase, protein MSSPSLSMVLAEAAQSRPGKPALIFHDRVLSYQELWDLVRGAQGLLQQKGLSQGERVGLLYNNGIASVAAFFGAWAAGLSVVPLNPGLKAAELGELLRHCGARAILTDVEGVEFAHCQRVILTEKEEEGSQSGSAVAEPDYLKPDHEAMVLYTSGTTGRPKGVVHAHSGLLANARGAAASLSLSEKDVTALFLPLHFSYGLSQMLTTFLAQGTVVLLDGFFHPAFLVKALRERSATGFGGVPSHHRLLIERYRGKPLDLPSLRYVMNAGGAITKEELTELSALFPKAEIVNAYGCTEIGPRATCLPFKHFARKAGSIGLPIPCVSLRVLDEKGEEVPPGVQGEIVLGGPSLMKGYLDEKGLTVVPPGPGGFRTGDLAVRDEEGFLYHQGRKDDLFKSGGEKINARLIEEVLLGHEGVIEVLVVGVPDARLGMVPKAVVVGRQGAPLSPEALIAYAHERLPLSHVPRRVELVQSIQKTATGKIQKFRYQSEP, encoded by the coding sequence ATGAGTTCCCCAAGCCTCTCCATGGTCCTGGCTGAGGCCGCGCAAAGCCGGCCGGGAAAGCCCGCGTTGATTTTTCATGACAGGGTCTTGAGCTACCAGGAACTTTGGGACTTGGTCCGAGGCGCGCAAGGCCTTCTGCAACAAAAGGGGCTCTCCCAAGGGGAGCGGGTGGGGCTTCTCTACAATAACGGAATTGCTTCGGTGGCGGCCTTTTTCGGGGCCTGGGCCGCGGGTTTGAGCGTGGTTCCCTTGAACCCCGGCCTAAAGGCCGCCGAGCTTGGCGAGCTCCTGCGCCACTGCGGGGCGCGGGCGATTTTGACGGATGTGGAAGGGGTGGAATTTGCCCATTGCCAGCGCGTTATATTAACGGAAAAAGAGGAAGAAGGCTCACAATCCGGCTCGGCTGTGGCCGAGCCGGACTACCTTAAGCCGGACCACGAAGCCATGGTCCTCTACACCTCGGGCACCACGGGCCGGCCCAAGGGCGTGGTGCACGCGCATTCAGGCCTCCTCGCCAACGCCCGGGGCGCGGCCGCCTCCTTGAGCCTCTCGGAGAAAGACGTAACGGCGCTTTTCCTTCCCCTGCATTTTTCCTACGGCCTCTCCCAGATGCTGACCACGTTCCTGGCTCAGGGTACTGTGGTCCTCTTGGACGGCTTCTTCCATCCCGCCTTCCTGGTCAAGGCTTTGCGGGAGCGCTCCGCCACCGGCTTCGGGGGGGTGCCCTCCCATCACCGGCTCCTCATCGAGCGCTATCGCGGGAAACCCTTGGACTTGCCGAGCCTGCGCTACGTCATGAACGCGGGAGGGGCCATTACCAAGGAGGAATTGACGGAGCTCTCGGCCTTGTTTCCCAAGGCCGAGATCGTGAACGCCTACGGCTGCACCGAGATCGGCCCGCGGGCGACCTGCCTGCCCTTCAAGCACTTCGCGCGCAAGGCCGGCTCCATCGGCCTGCCTATCCCCTGCGTGTCGCTCCGGGTGCTCGACGAGAAGGGCGAGGAGGTCCCGCCGGGAGTCCAGGGTGAGATCGTCCTTGGTGGGCCGAGCCTTATGAAGGGGTATCTGGACGAGAAGGGGCTCACGGTCGTCCCTCCCGGCCCGGGAGGATTTCGCACCGGAGACCTGGCCGTTCGCGATGAGGAAGGATTTCTATACCATCAGGGGCGGAAAGATGATCTCTTCAAGAGCGGCGGGGAGAAAATAAACGCCCGTTTGATCGAGGAGGTGCTCTTGGGCCACGAGGGGGTGATCGAGGTCCTGGTCGTGGGGGTGCCGGACGCCCGGCTCGGCATGGTGCCCAAGGCCGTGGTGGTGGGGCGTCAAGGGGCGCCCTTGAGCCCGGAGGCCTTGATCGCCTATGCCCATGAGAGGCTGCCCTTGAGCCATGTCCCGCGGCGAGTCGAGCTCGTCCAAAGCATCCAAAAGACCGCGACGGGGAAGATTCAAAAATTCCGCTATCAGAGCGAGCCATGA
- a CDS encoding VOC family protein, whose product MKLGYILLYVESPLKTVEFYERAFGLNRGFVDESNTYAEMETGATRLGFVAISLAESNKVEFRAVKPKVPPPGIEVGFVTENVEEAFRKALEAGAAEVLKPTQKPWGQLVAYVRDHDGFLVEICSPVS is encoded by the coding sequence GTGAAGCTCGGTTATATCCTCCTATACGTTGAAAGTCCCCTTAAAACGGTTGAGTTTTATGAGAGGGCTTTTGGATTGAATCGTGGTTTTGTTGATGAATCAAACACCTATGCTGAAATGGAGACGGGGGCAACACGACTGGGATTCGTCGCCATTAGTCTGGCTGAGTCCAATAAGGTTGAGTTTCGCGCGGTAAAACCGAAGGTCCCCCCTCCGGGCATCGAGGTAGGATTTGTGACCGAGAACGTAGAGGAGGCCTTTCGTAAGGCACTTGAGGCGGGCGCGGCGGAGGTTCTCAAGCCGACTCAAAAGCCTTGGGGTCAGCTGGTCGCGTATGTGAGAGATCACGACGGGTTTTTAGTTGAAATCTGTTCGCCTGTTAGTTAA
- a CDS encoding acetyltransferase, producing the protein MRSKARRKAVVVGAGDNGRSLLNILRLTGAEVLGFLDDARRGEVEGLPILGPMEWLSGKGEIECAVGIASSAARKAVVGRLRLLGASFLTVIHPAAILSPGVKLGQGVFVNAGAIVVHNASLGDFSNVNLACTVGHDCVLESYVTLSPGVNIGGRAVLREGVFAGLNAAINQDVEIGAWTKVALGAAVMKSVGPGKIVAGNPARVMGFVE; encoded by the coding sequence ATGAGAAGCAAGGCCCGGCGCAAGGCGGTGGTGGTCGGGGCGGGGGACAACGGCCGCAGCCTCCTCAACATCCTACGCCTCACCGGGGCCGAGGTCCTGGGATTCCTGGACGACGCGCGGCGCGGGGAGGTCGAGGGCCTGCCCATCCTGGGGCCCATGGAGTGGCTCTCCGGCAAGGGGGAAATCGAATGCGCCGTGGGCATCGCCTCCTCGGCCGCCCGCAAGGCCGTGGTCGGGCGCCTGCGGCTCTTAGGCGCTTCGTTTTTGACCGTGATCCATCCCGCGGCGATTCTTTCCCCGGGGGTTAAGCTGGGCCAGGGCGTCTTTGTGAATGCCGGGGCCATCGTGGTCCACAACGCGAGCTTGGGGGACTTCTCCAATGTGAATCTCGCGTGCACGGTGGGGCATGACTGCGTACTCGAGAGCTACGTCACCTTGAGCCCGGGGGTCAACATCGGGGGGAGGGCCGTCCTCCGGGAAGGGGTTTTCGCGGGGCTCAACGCCGCCATCAACCAGGACGTGGAGATCGGGGCCTGGACCAAGGTCGCGCTCGGCGCGGCGGTGATGAAGTCCGTGGGACCCGGGAAAATCGTCGCCGGAAACCCCGCCCGGGTCATGGGGTTTGTCGAGTGA
- a CDS encoding DUF2088 domain-containing protein, translating to MKKFTLNYTEDFTRAREEFLLPAGWKASVFNMMGAPKMAPAAVGRALTQGLRQRLSKAPENARKTVAVAVEDIRRPLKLAPALEPIAAELLSLGFARENIRFVIALGCHAPMMRLEQIKKYGRRMAEGFRFENHNPFQNCAKVSGRMFEVDVALNRTMVEADVRILVGSVMPHGYMGFSGGAKLVVPGLSHIDTLESQHLYAVHKGKINQIEGNEARSNAEAIAEGLGVAFAVSLVANENGEIAGCFSGDLLGSHRQAMEFARRIYRTEAPQGLYDVAVLNAYPKDTEMIQAGNAFNALKSEASFLAPGASVVVACASCQGTGFHALHQPGGRVYRTPVPKKGLVGEREILVYSRYANEFDFSISFWEGYKLFKSWPVLKAYLLKKHGAKASLAVFPCASCQILERPQRELETTALQEGAIA from the coding sequence ATGAAAAAATTCACCTTGAACTACACCGAGGATTTCACGAGGGCGCGGGAGGAGTTCCTCCTGCCCGCGGGCTGGAAGGCGAGTGTTTTCAACATGATGGGCGCGCCCAAGATGGCCCCCGCCGCGGTCGGCCGAGCGCTGACCCAGGGCCTGCGCCAGCGCCTCTCCAAGGCCCCGGAGAACGCCCGCAAGACGGTCGCGGTGGCGGTCGAGGACATCCGCAGGCCCTTGAAGCTTGCCCCCGCCCTTGAGCCGATCGCGGCCGAGCTCTTGAGCCTGGGGTTTGCGCGCGAAAACATTCGTTTCGTGATCGCTCTGGGCTGCCACGCCCCCATGATGCGCCTGGAGCAGATCAAGAAGTACGGCCGGCGCATGGCCGAGGGCTTCCGCTTCGAGAACCACAACCCGTTCCAGAACTGCGCCAAGGTCTCGGGCCGGATGTTCGAGGTGGACGTGGCCTTGAACCGGACCATGGTCGAGGCCGACGTCAGGATTTTGGTGGGGTCGGTGATGCCCCACGGCTACATGGGTTTTAGCGGCGGGGCCAAGCTCGTCGTTCCCGGCCTCTCCCACATAGACACCTTGGAGTCCCAGCACCTCTACGCCGTGCACAAGGGCAAGATCAATCAGATCGAGGGCAACGAGGCCCGCTCCAACGCCGAGGCCATCGCCGAGGGTCTGGGGGTGGCCTTCGCCGTCTCCTTGGTGGCCAACGAGAACGGGGAAATCGCGGGCTGTTTCTCGGGAGACCTCCTCGGGTCCCACCGGCAGGCCATGGAGTTCGCCCGCCGAATCTATCGCACCGAGGCTCCCCAAGGCCTCTACGACGTCGCGGTCTTGAACGCCTATCCCAAGGACACCGAGATGATCCAGGCCGGCAACGCCTTCAACGCCTTGAAAAGCGAGGCGAGTTTCCTCGCGCCGGGGGCGAGCGTGGTCGTGGCCTGTGCCTCCTGCCAGGGCACGGGTTTCCACGCTTTGCACCAGCCCGGCGGGCGGGTGTACCGGACCCCGGTGCCCAAGAAGGGCCTGGTCGGCGAGCGCGAAATCCTCGTGTATTCGCGCTACGCCAATGAGTTCGACTTTTCCATTTCCTTTTGGGAAGGGTACAAGCTCTTCAAGAGCTGGCCCGTGCTCAAGGCCTACCTCCTCAAGAAGCACGGGGCCAAGGCCTCGCTCGCGGTGTTTCCTTGCGCTTCCTGCCAAATCCTCGAGAGGCCGCAAAGGGAACTGGAAACCACGGCCCTCCAGGAGGGGGCGATCGCATGA
- a CDS encoding LarC family nickel insertion protein, with amino-acid sequence MRLAYFDCLEGASGSLFLSSLVDAGAEIKAVERGLQGTALGAVRLKAAPRKAGSLRALEVLVQARSGPSRRSLKEVLSIVDEARLPGPVRTRALAVYGLLGKAEARAHGACLDEVHFHELGRARSIAGVLGTLLALHQLKVGRVFLSRLALGEGRIKTAHGEIPSPAPAALELMKGLPLKGGARAAEPVTPTGAALIRALASRWGPPPRMTFEASGYGGDSSGERFVRVLVGRMG; translated from the coding sequence ATGAGGCTCGCCTACTTCGACTGCCTGGAGGGAGCCAGCGGCTCGCTTTTCCTATCGAGCCTGGTGGACGCCGGGGCCGAGATCAAGGCCGTCGAGAGGGGCCTCCAGGGCACGGCTCTGGGCGCGGTCAGACTCAAGGCCGCGCCCAGGAAGGCCGGCAGTCTTCGCGCTCTGGAGGTTTTGGTCCAGGCGAGATCAGGCCCAAGCCGGCGTTCCTTGAAGGAAGTGCTGAGCATCGTGGACGAGGCTCGTCTGCCCGGGCCTGTTAGGACCCGGGCTCTGGCGGTCTACGGGCTTCTGGGAAAGGCCGAGGCCCGCGCGCACGGCGCTTGCTTGGATGAGGTCCACTTCCACGAGTTGGGCCGGGCCCGGTCCATCGCCGGGGTTCTTGGAACCTTACTGGCCCTACACCAGTTGAAGGTGGGTCGAGTCTTCTTATCGCGCCTGGCTTTGGGGGAAGGTCGGATCAAAACCGCCCATGGCGAGATCCCCTCCCCGGCCCCCGCGGCCCTGGAGCTCATGAAGGGCCTGCCGCTCAAAGGAGGGGCGCGGGCCGCCGAGCCCGTCACTCCCACGGGAGCGGCCTTGATCCGGGCCCTCGCCTCGCGCTGGGGGCCTCCGCCGCGGATGACTTTTGAGGCCTCCGGCTATGGGGGGGACTCCTCGGGAGAGCGCTTCGTCCGGGTGCTGGTGGGAAGGATGGGATGA
- a CDS encoding type II toxin-antitoxin system Phd/YefM family antitoxin: protein MNKIIPISDLQSKAKKYVEQVKKTDQPVIVTQRGRAAAVLVSYESYEGMLATQGEMGFADWSQRLQRAEKESRDGAGAALESYLKKRKAQP from the coding sequence ATGAATAAGATTATACCTATCAGCGACCTCCAGTCAAAGGCCAAGAAATACGTGGAGCAGGTCAAGAAGACGGACCAGCCCGTGATCGTGACCCAAAGAGGACGGGCCGCGGCGGTTTTGGTGAGCTATGAGTCCTATGAGGGCATGCTCGCCACCCAAGGCGAGATGGGGTTTGCGGACTGGAGCCAGAGGCTGCAAAGGGCCGAGAAGGAGTCCCGGGACGGCGCTGGCGCGGCCCTGGAATCCTACCTTAAAAAAAGAAAAGCCCAGCCTTGA
- a CDS encoding DegT/DnrJ/EryC1/StrS family aminotransferase has translation MPELKVLGGQPIFKEMVPVSSPTMPEFSRFESRLRELYSSGMITTAKFVAELEQKVSAYLGVKNVVAVSSNSAGQMLSLKCLGLKGEVILPSFSFCATSHGLTWNNLKPVFVDVDPSTGGVDPDRVEEAVTPDTCAILGVHIWGNPCAADKLERIAKKRGLKLIMDAAQAMGSALNGRRVGGFGDAEVFSCSPTKLLTSGEGGLVATNDDRLAGLLRKGRIYGMDPKTYDCEFNGLNARMTEFNAAFGLCSFEDLDRNMERRKKSFAYYKKLLSGIPGVSFAEPTPGAEPNGIYFTIFIDEKAFGLSRDEVYDAMLMEKILVKKYFDPPLHRLTVNRGAACRDLSVTNELCSKVLTFPLYSHISAELQENIVDVFRRIHAKADAVREVLGRTVAS, from the coding sequence ATGCCCGAGCTAAAGGTATTAGGCGGTCAGCCGATTTTCAAGGAGATGGTTCCCGTCTCCTCCCCGACCATGCCCGAGTTCTCGCGGTTCGAGAGCCGGCTGCGTGAGCTTTACTCCTCCGGGATGATCACCACGGCCAAGTTCGTGGCCGAGCTCGAGCAAAAGGTCTCGGCCTACCTGGGCGTCAAGAACGTGGTAGCGGTCTCGAGCAACAGCGCCGGCCAGATGCTTTCCCTCAAATGCCTGGGCCTCAAGGGCGAGGTGATTTTGCCGAGCTTCTCCTTTTGCGCGACCAGCCACGGCCTCACCTGGAACAACCTCAAGCCCGTTTTCGTGGACGTGGACCCCAGCACCGGCGGCGTGGACCCCGACCGAGTGGAGGAGGCCGTCACTCCCGACACCTGCGCCATCCTGGGCGTGCATATTTGGGGCAACCCCTGCGCGGCCGACAAGCTTGAGCGCATCGCCAAAAAGCGCGGGCTCAAGCTCATCATGGACGCGGCCCAGGCCATGGGCAGCGCCTTGAACGGCCGCCGGGTGGGCGGCTTCGGGGACGCGGAGGTTTTTAGCTGCAGCCCGACCAAGCTTTTGACCTCCGGCGAGGGGGGGCTTGTCGCCACCAATGACGACCGCCTGGCCGGACTCCTGCGCAAGGGGCGCATCTACGGCATGGATCCTAAGACTTATGATTGCGAATTCAATGGGCTTAATGCGCGCATGACCGAGTTCAACGCGGCCTTCGGGCTGTGCTCCTTCGAGGACTTGGACAGGAACATGGAGAGGCGCAAGAAGTCCTTCGCCTACTACAAAAAGCTCCTGTCGGGAATCCCCGGCGTGAGCTTCGCGGAGCCCACCCCCGGGGCCGAGCCCAACGGCATTTACTTCACAATATTCATCGACGAGAAGGCCTTCGGCCTCTCCCGCGATGAGGTCTACGACGCCATGCTCATGGAAAAGATCCTGGTCAAGAAGTACTTCGACCCGCCGCTCCACCGCCTTACGGTCAACCGCGGGGCTGCCTGCCGCGACCTTTCCGTCACCAACGAGCTTTGTTCCAAGGTCCTGACCTTCCCGCTCTACTCCCATATCAGCGCCGAGCTCCAGGAAAATATCGTCGATGTGTTTAGGCGCATCCACGCTAAGGCGGACGCGGTGCGCGAGGTTTTGGGCCGGACCGTCGCGTCTTGA
- a CDS encoding NAD(P)-dependent alcohol dehydrogenase, protein MKAAVIGRYGPPEVFKICEVLRPALKPREMLVEIRASSVNPIDWKIRRGDLKLLFGRSFPMILGYDLSGRVVETGTEARRFKIGDEVYACSNRKAGQAYAEFAAIDESAAAHKPKRMSHQEAAAVPLAALTALQAFRDLGRIQPGNRVLVIGSSGGVGSYGVQLAKAMQAHVTAVCGTANVALTEELGADEIIDYKKEGFGGRRGAYDIVLDAVGAHTFSEMRPLLTQNGTYVSTLPSLGLFFHLAWTSVFPEKKARFVLMKPLGEDLRHMAGLADSGKLKSVIDGVFQLEQIAQAHARSETGRARGKIVVEVKRQ, encoded by the coding sequence ATGAAAGCCGCCGTCATCGGCCGCTACGGGCCGCCCGAGGTTTTTAAGATATGCGAGGTCCTGCGCCCTGCGCTCAAGCCCCGCGAGATGCTGGTGGAAATCCGCGCATCGAGCGTTAATCCGATAGATTGGAAGATCCGGCGCGGAGACTTGAAGCTGCTGTTTGGGCGGTCCTTTCCCATGATCTTAGGATACGACCTTTCCGGCCGCGTCGTGGAGACCGGAACCGAGGCGAGACGTTTTAAGATCGGCGATGAGGTTTACGCCTGCTCCAACCGGAAGGCCGGTCAAGCTTATGCCGAGTTCGCCGCCATTGACGAAAGCGCCGCCGCTCACAAACCAAAGAGGATGTCCCACCAGGAAGCGGCCGCGGTCCCGCTGGCCGCCTTGACCGCCCTTCAGGCTTTCAGGGATCTTGGGAGAATCCAGCCAGGCAACCGCGTGCTTGTCATCGGCAGCTCCGGGGGCGTGGGCTCCTATGGCGTGCAGCTCGCCAAGGCGATGCAAGCGCATGTCACGGCCGTCTGCGGAACGGCCAACGTCGCGTTGACCGAGGAATTAGGCGCCGATGAGATCATCGACTACAAGAAGGAAGGCTTCGGCGGCCGGCGGGGAGCCTACGATATCGTCCTGGATGCCGTAGGCGCCCACACCTTCTCCGAGATGCGGCCGTTGTTGACGCAAAACGGGACCTACGTCTCCACGTTGCCCAGTCTCGGCCTCTTTTTCCACTTGGCGTGGACTTCCGTATTCCCCGAAAAAAAAGCGCGCTTCGTGCTGATGAAGCCGTTGGGCGAAGATCTGCGGCATATGGCCGGCTTGGCCGATTCTGGAAAGCTGAAATCGGTCATTGACGGCGTTTTTCAACTCGAGCAAATCGCCCAAGCCCACGCCCGCAGCGAGACCGGCCGCGCCCGCGGCAAGATCGTTGTTGAAGTGAAGCGGCAATAG
- the neuB gene encoding N-acetylneuraminate synthase, producing the protein MASIQVGSRAIGDGHRVFVIAEAGVNHNGDMALAKRLIDAAVEAGADSVKFQTFKAEESVTAEAPLAAYQKKNDKTAKSFLGMLQKLELAPENFKELADYAREKGILFFSKPAYPGAVEILEAAGVPLYKIGSGDINFFTLLRQVAATGKPVIISTGMSTLDEIREALEALKEGGCSQAAVLHCVTAYPVEFRFANLKAIETLRRHFSVPIGYSDHTVGVEAAVAAVAMGACIIEKHLTLDRALPGPDHLASLEPGEFKTMVEQIRHVEESLGTGEKGIAECERENARLVRKSLVAARPIRKGDVILEAMIAYKRPGTGLSDKHRSHFVGKPALREIRQDEPLQLDMV; encoded by the coding sequence ATGGCGTCGATACAGGTCGGCTCGCGGGCGATCGGGGACGGGCATAGGGTTTTCGTCATCGCCGAGGCTGGGGTCAACCATAACGGGGACATGGCCTTGGCCAAGCGGCTGATCGACGCGGCCGTCGAGGCCGGGGCGGACTCGGTCAAGTTCCAGACCTTCAAGGCCGAGGAGTCGGTGACCGCCGAGGCGCCTCTGGCGGCCTACCAGAAAAAGAACGACAAGACCGCGAAGTCCTTCCTGGGAATGCTCCAAAAGCTCGAGCTGGCCCCCGAGAATTTCAAGGAATTGGCCGACTACGCTCGGGAAAAAGGCATTCTTTTCTTCTCTAAGCCGGCCTATCCCGGGGCGGTGGAAATACTAGAGGCGGCCGGGGTTCCCCTGTACAAGATAGGCTCGGGGGACATCAATTTCTTCACGCTCTTGCGCCAGGTGGCCGCCACGGGCAAGCCCGTCATCATTTCCACCGGAATGAGTACTTTGGATGAGATACGAGAAGCCTTGGAGGCCTTGAAGGAGGGGGGTTGCTCCCAGGCCGCGGTGCTTCACTGCGTTACCGCCTATCCCGTGGAGTTTCGCTTCGCCAATCTCAAGGCCATCGAGACCTTGCGCCGTCATTTCAGCGTTCCCATCGGCTATTCCGACCATACGGTGGGGGTCGAGGCGGCGGTCGCGGCCGTTGCGATGGGCGCCTGTATCATAGAAAAACATCTCACTCTCGACCGGGCCCTTCCGGGCCCGGATCACTTGGCCTCCTTGGAGCCCGGGGAGTTCAAAACCATGGTGGAGCAGATCCGCCACGTGGAGGAAAGCCTGGGTACCGGGGAGAAGGGGATCGCGGAGTGCGAGAGGGAGAACGCCCGGCTCGTGCGCAAGAGCCTGGTCGCGGCTCGGCCCATCCGCAAGGGGGACGTGATCCTCGAGGCGATGATCGCCTATAAAAGGCCCGGGACCGGGCTCTCGGACAAGCACCGCTCTCACTTTGTCGGCAAGCCCGCCCTGAGGGAAATCCGCCAGGACGAGCCGCTTCAACTCGATATGGTATAA
- a CDS encoding TfoX/Sxy family DNA transformation protein gives MKKAIHPQDASHLEQIPNVGPSIADDLRRIGIKIPADLRRKDPLSLYKQVNHATQQVNDPCLLDVFMAAVNFMNGKGNAPWYAFTERRKNLILKTKGRKQ, from the coding sequence ATGAAAAAGGCGATTCACCCGCAAGATGCCAGCCACTTGGAACAAATTCCCAATGTTGGGCCCTCGATCGCAGATGATTTAAGAAGAATTGGCATCAAAATTCCAGCGGATCTGCGGAGAAAAGATCCGTTATCTCTATATAAACAGGTGAACCATGCCACGCAGCAAGTGAATGACCCCTGCCTTCTTGATGTTTTCATGGCTGCCGTCAACTTCATGAATGGCAAAGGGAATGCGCCTTGGTATGCCTTCACAGAACGCAGAAAAAATCTGATTTTAAAGACAAAAGGACGGAAACAGTGA
- a CDS encoding acyl carrier protein, with the protein MMGLKSPKELEERFSRVLAPYLLDPLGADSFDRPLRDLGVDSVQLVALVAALEEGLGIRFEDEEISRENFRTPRSLFQLVAKKIPA; encoded by the coding sequence TTGATGGGCTTGAAGAGTCCCAAGGAACTGGAAGAGCGCTTCTCGCGGGTTCTGGCCCCCTACCTCCTCGACCCTCTCGGCGCGGACTCCTTCGACCGGCCCTTGAGGGATTTGGGCGTGGACTCGGTCCAGCTGGTGGCTTTGGTGGCCGCGCTCGAGGAGGGCCTGGGCATCCGCTTCGAGGACGAGGAGATCAGCCGGGAGAACTTCAGGACCCCCCGTTCCCTGTTCCAGCTGGTCGCGAAAAAAATCCCCGCATGA